In Rutidosis leptorrhynchoides isolate AG116_Rl617_1_P2 chromosome 2, CSIRO_AGI_Rlap_v1, whole genome shotgun sequence, one genomic interval encodes:
- the LOC139889259 gene encoding uncharacterized protein, with translation MGALFSVPFSLFYHNPTFRPFVSEQGDGVTLPAWQTRKAETEVSRRHLQAFRRRQSRRDGVGAGCHLHVAVCVDGEASSSRVPRSRIYIARDREDAAIRLYNDYFAESPVFPDKYFNRRFRMSRELFLRIVEGISIFNSAVIPDYFIYFLERPDATGRQSLTILQKCTSAIRQMEYGTTPDLFDEYIKIGEKTVALCLENFCQCVFHLFARQYLRKPTAEDIARLYNFHAQKHGLPGMLGSIDCSNNDINVLNFSPLFNTIKDGTASPSPFEVNGRRYKRGYYLGDGIYP, from the exons ATGGGAG CTTTATTTTCCGTTCCTTTTTCCTTGTTTTACCATAACCCTACCTTTAGACCATTTGTATCGGAACAAGGTGACGGCGTCACCTTGCCTGCGTGGCAGACAAGAAAAGCCGAAACAGAAGTATCGCGGCGGCACCTGCAGGCGTTTCGCCGGCGTCAGTCGCGAAGAGACGGTGTGGGTGCCGGATGTCACTTACACGTGGCAGTTTGTG TCGATGGAGAGGCAAGTAGTTCTCGAGTCCCTCGATCCCGGATTTATATTGCTAGGGATCGAGAAGATGCGGCTATAAGGTTATACAATGATTATTTTGCGGAGTCACCGGTGTTTCCCGACAAATACTTTAACCGACGTTTTCGAATGAGTCGTGAGTTATTTCTTCGAATTGTTGAAGGTATATCTATTTTTAATAGTGCCGTTATTCCTGACTATTTTATTTATTTCCTGGAACGGCCCGATGCAACGGGCCGTCAAAGTTTGACAATTCTCCAAAAGTGCACATCGGCCATACGTCAAATGGAGTATGGAACAACTCCTGATTTGTTTGATGAATATATAAAAATTGGGGAGAAAACGGTTGCGTTGTGTCTTGAAAATTTTTGTCAATGCGTATTTCATTTGTTTGCTAGACAGTATTTGCGAAAACCAACTGCCGAAGATATTGCTAGACTTTATAATTTTCATGCACAAAAACATGGTTTACCGGGTATGTTAGGTAGtatcgatt GTTCGAACAACGACATTAACGTTTTGAATTTTTCTCCATTGTTTAACACTATAAAAGATGGAACAGCTTCACCTTCGCCCTTTGAAGTAAACGGGCGTCGCTACAAAAGAGGGTATTACTTAGGTGATGGTATATACCCATAA